The Oncorhynchus gorbuscha isolate QuinsamMale2020 ecotype Even-year unplaced genomic scaffold, OgorEven_v1.0 Un_scaffold_167:::fragment_2:::debris, whole genome shotgun sequence DNA window AATTGGTACTGTACACGGCTAGGGACTTGCAAGTGTAATAGCTGTTACGACACTTGATTCATAGGATTAAAACTCCTATTCTATGGTGGGGTCGACGCTTTGGAATGCCTCTGAGTCTCGTCAGCGTTGCCTCCTTCATAATCATTCGTAGCCATCACCTGACTGCAGAATTTGTAGTGATTTCATAATGACGACAAGCTTCTGTATGCAAGTCATTATTACCATCACAATATGGCAGACGGTGCCAACCTGCTAAGACTAGCTAGCTTATATGTTAAACAGAAAGCTGTGGTAAAAAGGCAATATTTGAGAATCATTTTGCTTTTGAAACACAGACCTGAATAGATCTaattaatcatttaaaaaaatgtaatacctGAAGGTTGTGCCTTAAAGTAGAAAACTATTTATCACTGCAACATGCAGTATATTGGTAAGTAGGTACATTCTTTAAAGACAAGAGGTTTTCTTCCTTCTGCTTAATGAAACAAGCATTTATTCAGATAATTTATACAAGtgttgtcatttaaaaaaataatgtattGATATTAGTTTTCCACCTATACTTAAATTATCTTCAAATGcatttatttacatatgtatttaTTGATTGTGTTTTACTTATTGACATATGTACAGTTTGTTTGTACTGCCATTGCAGTTTATAAAATGTGTTCATGAAAATATCAAAATGTTAGTTTTTGTACCATGAAGACGATACCAATGTAAACATGTAACATTTGTGAGCAGGATATATTTGAGTTTTAATTCATGGAAAAGGATCTTCTAAATAGATTGAAAAACGACTGAACTAAACCACAGCCGGAACATGCCAGAAATATAATCTCCAAGACAACCACATCATGGAATAACATTCTTATTTATTAGAGTGAAACAGGTGAGAGGTATGTGAAATGAGTTTTGGCAAAATACTGTACATTTTTCAGTGAGTTATGCATATACGGGTCACGTTAATATATTAGTTGGCTAATATTATATAAGAAAATAATTGAAATGCAATATTATTCACAGGAAATCTGATTAGCATAAGAGTTGTTGTTTTGGTCAATGTAACAGAATATACATATTTACATGACCTTGTACGTAGGTGCTTCAGAGAAAGAGTGGAAACAGATGTCAGTGAATGGGAGAGACTCGGTGCATTTGAGGTTCTGGGTTAAAAAGAAACAAGGTTCAGTGAGTAATAAAACATTCCCTTGATGATAAAGATggacggagagagaaacagagagaaagagagatggtgggagaaaTAATAGCCTCTATTATGACGATGCTCTCTCatttagaaagagaaagagagagggtgggagaaataATATCCTCTATTATGACGATGCTCTCTCatttagaaagagaaagagagagggtgggagaaataATATCCTCTATTATGACGATGCTCTCTCatttagaaagagaaagagagagggtgggagaaataATATCCTCTATTATGACGATGCTCTCTCatttagaaagagaaagagagatggtgggagaaaTAATAGCCTCTATTATGACGATGCTCTCTCatttagaaagagaaagagagagggtgggagaaataATATCCTCTATTATGACGATGCTCTCTCatttagaaagagaaagagagagggtgggagaaataATATCCTCTATTATGACGATGCTCTCTCatttagaaagagaaagagagagggtgggagaaataATATCCTCTATTATGACGATGCTCTCTCatttagaaagagaaagagagagggtgggagaaatgATATCCTCTATTATGATGATGCTCTCTcatttagaaagagagagaaagaggaagacagagagaaacatagaggggaagggagagagcaacagacagacagacagacagacagacagacagacagacagacagacagacagacagacagacagacagacagacagacagacagacagacagacagacagacagacagacagacagacagacagacagacagacagacagacagacagacagacagacagacagacagacagacagacagacagacagacagacagacagacagacagagagcgttGTGTTCTATCTGTACTGGAGGAAGCGTTTGAGAGGGTTGGGGAGGTGTAACTGAGGGATGAGGTGTAGTCGAGATCGACCCATATAACCTCTGACACTGAGACGACACAGTTGACATAGTGACTGAGGTgttgctgcagagagagagagagagagaaacaagagggagagagcaagagatataGAGATTATATGATTAATCTAAGACAGCCTCAATACCATCCACTTTTATAAACCAAATAGCAATGTTTTACAGGGGATTCTAACTTCTTCCCACTAGCTGAATGGGGATATTtcctaacctggtcccagatcagaatTAGTATCAAGACACTTCAGTATCGGTTTCTGATCAGACCACACGTTTGGCATGAAAACAAACATATGAGTTTGTTATACAGTACAAACTGATCTGGAATCAGGCTAATATTCCCATGTGAACTGAGCATAATCTTACCTTCATACAGCAGTAACGTCTCCTCTGCTGAGCTGTTAGGTGGGGCTGACTCCACTGGTCTCTTCAGCTCTAGGTTTTTAGCGTTAATGTTCGCTCCAAACTCTAACAACACATTGATGATCTCAGGACAGTCCTTCTGAGCTGCTGCATGGAGCGGGCTCTCCAGGAACCTGCCCTTCTGCACATTGGCCCCTGTGGAGCAAACCAGACAACATTGGTTTTGTTCAGTAGGTCACACTGTAGCAAAATGGTTTGCAACAGAAAACATTAATCTATGATCTGAAGGGACTCGTTTGTGTAGTTCCTTCCCGTTTCACTCAGTTTCAATATATTCTCCCTACTGAACACGCTTCATGTTTGTGAGTACTGCGTCAGGTAAAACGATGTCCCATGACATACCTTTCCTTACTAAATGCAGAATACAGAACACGCTTCATGTTTGTGAGTACTGCGTCAGGTAAAGCGATGTCCCGTGACATACCTTTCCTTACTAAATGCAGAATACAGAACACGCTTCATGTTTGTGAGTACTGCGTCAGGTAAAGCGATGTCCCGTGACATACCTTTCCTTACTAAATGCAGAATACAGAACACGCTTCATGTTTGTGAGTACTGCGTCAGGTAAAACGATGTCCCGTGACATACCTTTCCTTACTAAATGCAGAATACAGAACACGCTTCATGTTTGTGAGTACTGCGTCAGGTAAAACGATGTCCCGTGACATACCTTTCCTTACTAAATGCAGAATACAGAACACGCTTCATGTTTGTGAGTACTGCGTCAGGTAAAACGATGTCCCGTGACATACCTTTCCTCACTAAATGCAGAATACAGAAGGGGAAAGAGTACAAACGGATGAAccgtaaaaaaataaataataaataaatgcatTGATGTCAATTGGAGAGATAATTTGAAGCTAGGACCAAAGTGTCTGGTTAGTTACTGACCTCCTTCGAGGAGTTTCTGTGTGCACTGGAGTCCTGAGGAGATGCAGGCGATGTACAGGGGGGTTCCTAGGTGAGGAATATCATAGTCCACGTCTGCTCCCCATGTGATCAGCGCCTCCAGACAAGCACTTCtgcctacacacaatacgcccTGTGTTACCAGGATACTCTCATTCAGAAAACGCATTCAGTACTCTCATCTTAGAATAGAGGGGGGAAACATACTCAAATTACAGCCAGAGTACTTCAACACCTCACAGTGAAGTGACAGCTATGTGTATGACACACATATCCTGCAAGGGCAGTCCTCCTACAGTACCTTTGCTGGAGGCTTCGTGTATGGGCGAGGGCTGGCACATCTCTGACTGGGGCTTGGCACCGTTTTCCAGCAGTACCTCTGTACAGGTGGCACTGCCCGCTGAGCAGGCATTGAACAGTGGCGTCACCCCATCAATGGTGGTGGCATTTACCTGATCAGATAGATGGAGCATTGTCATAAAACCATGTGTACCTATAAGTTATAAAGTTACAACCAAGGCGAGTCAATCGGAATGTAAAATAATTAGTTGCCGACAACAAAGTTACAACAAAGGCGAGTCAAGGGGAATGTAAAAAGAGGAGTTGCTGCCAACAAAGTTACAGCAAAGTTACAACAAAGGCGAGTCAAGGGGAATGTAAAAAGAGGAGTTGTTGCCAACAAAGTTACAACAAAGGCGAGTCAAGGGGAATGTAAAAAGAGGAGTTGCTGCCAACAAAGTTACAGCAAAGTTACAACAAAGTTACAACAAAGGCGAGTCAAGGGGAATGTAAAAAGAGGAGTTGCTGCCAACAAAGTTACAGCAAA harbors:
- the LOC124017139 gene encoding ankyrin repeat and SOCS box protein 5-like isoform X1, with the protein product MTANVDSQSFGTVHYSNVYLSIFALFCIKLFVKISLNILTHFYVVKGNRKEAARIAEEFYDFGQGHRSWADRSPLHEAACHGRLLALRTLLSQGYNANIPTIDHVTPLHEACLTDHASCAKALVAAGANVNATTIDGVTPLFNACSAGSATCTEVLLENGAKPQSEMCQPSPIHEASSKGRSACLEALITWGADVDYDIPHLGTPLYIACISSGLQCTQKLLEGGANVQKGRFLESPLHAAAQKDCPEIINVLLEFGANINAKNLELKRPVESAPPNSSAEETLLLYEATPQSLCQLCRLSVRGYMGRSRLHLIPQLHLPNPLKRFLQYR
- the LOC124017139 gene encoding ankyrin repeat and SOCS box protein 5-like isoform X2 produces the protein MPEVPSAESSSEQQPENTSRKRTLENTDDYTAKKKPRCWGILTSQGSWADRSPLHEAACHGRLLALRTLLSQGYNANIPTIDHVTPLHEACLTDHASCAKALVAAGANVNATTIDGVTPLFNACSAGSATCTEVLLENGAKPQSEMCQPSPIHEASSKGRSACLEALITWGADVDYDIPHLGTPLYIACISSGLQCTQKLLEGGANVQKGRFLESPLHAAAQKDCPEIINVLLEFGANINAKNLELKRPVESAPPNSSAEETLLLYEATPQSLCQLCRLSVRGYMGRSRLHLIPQLHLPNPLKRFLQYR